Proteins encoded within one genomic window of Coprococcus phoceensis:
- a CDS encoding superoxide dismutase family protein, producing the protein MLSITNTMPEAYAKIKGNKKYPNLKGTVSFYGVHGGTIVVAEVTGLPENSTFHGFHIHEGENCTGTEAEPFQNAGTHYNPKNTQHPNHAGDLQPLLANHGTAFGAFYTDRFYPEDVIGRTVIVHENADDFRTQPSGNSGAMIACGKIVRE; encoded by the coding sequence ATGCTTTCTATCACGAACACAATGCCTGAGGCATATGCAAAGATAAAAGGAAATAAAAAATATCCGAATTTAAAGGGAACGGTTTCTTTTTATGGAGTACATGGGGGAACGATTGTTGTAGCAGAAGTGACAGGACTTCCGGAAAATAGTACATTTCATGGATTTCATATACATGAAGGAGAAAATTGTACTGGAACAGAAGCAGAACCATTTCAAAATGCAGGAACGCATTATAATCCCAAAAACACACAACATCCGAATCATGCGGGAGACTTGCAGCCATTATTGGCGAATCATGGAACCGCATTCGGTGCATTTTATACTGACCGGTTTTATCCGGAAGATGTAATCGGGAGAACGGTTATCGTACATGAAAATGCAGATGATTTTCGGACACAGCCGTCCGGAAATTCAGGGGCGATGATCGCTTGCGGGAAGATAGTGAGAGAATAA
- a CDS encoding ABC transporter ATP-binding protein, whose product MGNYAIEMLNITKRFPGIIANDNITLQLKKGEIHALLGENGAGKSTLMSVLFGLYQPEEGEIRKDGKKVSINDPNDANALGIGMVHQHFKLVECFSVLDNIILGVETTKGGLLKKDAARKKVMDLSEKYGLSVDPDALIEDITVGMQQRTEILKMLYRDNEILIFDEPTAVLTPQEIQELMEIMKNLAAEGKSILFITHKLGEIMQVADRCSVLRKGKYIGTVDIKDTTPEKLSAMMVGRDVNFVVEKKPAKPGEVVLDIEGMTVASKHHKNNAVNNVSLQVHRGEIVCIAGIDGNGQTEFVYGLSGLEPLKSGKITMNGEDITEMSIRKRLTSGMSHIPEDRHKHGLVLDYSLEDNIVLQRYFEPQFTNKFGFLKRKEIRKYANRLIEQYDVRSGQGAITKARSMSGGNQQKAIIAREIDKNPELLIAVQPTRGLDVGAIEYIHKQLVAQRDAGKGVLLVSLELDEVMNVSDRILVMYEGEIVGEFDPKEVTVEELGLYMAGSKRKGAGTNE is encoded by the coding sequence ATGGGAAATTATGCAATTGAGATGCTGAATATTACAAAACGTTTTCCGGGAATCATTGCAAATGACAATATCACTTTACAGCTTAAAAAAGGTGAGATCCACGCGCTTTTAGGAGAAAATGGCGCGGGAAAATCAACACTGATGAGTGTACTTTTTGGTTTGTATCAGCCGGAGGAGGGTGAGATACGAAAAGACGGAAAAAAAGTGTCTATCAATGACCCGAATGATGCGAATGCACTTGGAATCGGAATGGTTCACCAGCATTTCAAATTGGTGGAATGTTTCAGTGTCTTGGATAACATTATTCTTGGAGTGGAGACGACAAAGGGAGGTTTACTCAAAAAAGATGCAGCGAGAAAGAAAGTCATGGATCTTTCTGAAAAATATGGTCTTTCAGTAGACCCAGACGCTTTGATCGAAGATATCACAGTAGGTATGCAGCAGAGAACGGAGATTTTAAAGATGCTGTATCGAGACAACGAGATTTTAATTTTTGATGAACCGACAGCGGTACTGACTCCACAGGAGATTCAGGAGCTTATGGAAATCATGAAGAACCTTGCGGCAGAAGGAAAAAGTATTCTTTTTATCACACATAAGCTTGGCGAGATCATGCAGGTGGCAGACCGATGCAGTGTACTCAGAAAAGGAAAATATATCGGAACGGTAGACATCAAAGATACAACACCGGAAAAGCTTTCAGCAATGATGGTAGGTCGTGATGTTAATTTTGTAGTGGAGAAAAAGCCGGCAAAACCAGGTGAGGTTGTCCTTGATATAGAAGGCATGACGGTTGCTTCAAAACACCATAAAAACAATGCGGTAAACAATGTATCTCTTCAGGTGCACAGAGGAGAGATTGTGTGTATTGCAGGAATCGATGGAAATGGACAGACAGAATTTGTATATGGATTGTCCGGATTAGAGCCATTAAAGAGCGGTAAGATCACAATGAATGGGGAAGATATCACAGAGATGTCAATCAGAAAGAGACTGACATCCGGCATGAGTCATATTCCTGAAGACAGACATAAACATGGTCTTGTACTTGATTACTCATTGGAAGATAATATTGTGCTTCAAAGATATTTTGAGCCACAGTTTACAAACAAATTTGGATTTTTAAAACGAAAAGAGATTCGTAAGTATGCAAATCGGCTGATTGAACAGTATGACGTAAGATCCGGACAGGGAGCAATCACAAAAGCTCGTTCTATGTCAGGAGGTAATCAGCAGAAAGCGATTATCGCGCGTGAGATAGATAAGAATCCTGAACTTTTGATTGCAGTGCAGCCAACACGTGGTCTGGATGTAGGAGCGATTGAATATATCCACAAACAATTAGTGGCACAAAGAGATGCCGGAAAAGGTGTTCTTCTTGTCAGTTTGGAACTTGATGAGGTTATGAATGTCTCTGATAGAATTCTCGTAATGTATGAAGGTGAGATTGTGGGAGAATTTGATCCTAAGGAAGTGACGGTAGAAGAACTTGGACTTTACATGGCAGGTTCTAAGAGAAAGGGGGCAGGAACAAATGAATAA
- the add gene encoding adenosine deaminase, with protein sequence MTVNELRQLPKIELHCHLDGSLSKEFVETRLQRAVSCEELSVSDECTSLVEYLKKFDLPGQCLTDEEGLFGAGYDVLRTMSQENVCYAEIRFAPLFHVSEQMNTEQVIESLLNGLEKGKKDFGVEYNVITCAMRHHSAKQNYQMIKTACQFLGRGVCAADLAGAEAQYPMTEFMELFEQTKKLGMPFTIHAGECGNAQNIVDAIEAGAKRIGHGIAMRGHEEIQKLVKERHIGVEICPISNLQTKAVKRPEEYPIKEFLNAGLLVSVNTDNRTVSSTSMTKELEFIQSMYGVSDEEILLMMRNASETAFASEELKHRLYKKLDVI encoded by the coding sequence ATGACAGTAAACGAATTGAGACAGTTACCAAAAATCGAACTGCATTGTCATCTGGATGGTTCCTTAAGTAAAGAGTTCGTAGAGACACGGCTTCAAAGAGCTGTGTCTTGCGAAGAGCTCAGTGTTTCCGATGAGTGTACAAGCCTTGTGGAATATTTGAAAAAATTTGATCTTCCGGGGCAGTGTCTTACAGATGAAGAGGGACTTTTTGGAGCGGGATATGATGTACTTCGAACAATGAGCCAGGAAAATGTGTGTTATGCTGAGATTCGCTTTGCACCACTTTTTCATGTGTCGGAACAGATGAACACAGAGCAGGTGATAGAATCACTTTTAAATGGGCTCGAAAAAGGGAAAAAAGACTTTGGAGTAGAATATAATGTAATAACATGTGCTATGAGACATCATAGTGCGAAGCAGAATTATCAGATGATAAAAACGGCATGCCAGTTTCTTGGAAGGGGTGTGTGTGCAGCCGATTTAGCAGGAGCAGAAGCACAATATCCAATGACAGAGTTTATGGAACTCTTTGAACAGACAAAGAAGCTTGGTATGCCTTTTACTATTCATGCCGGAGAATGTGGAAATGCCCAGAATATTGTAGATGCGATAGAAGCCGGGGCAAAAAGAATCGGACATGGTATTGCGATGCGAGGTCATGAAGAGATACAAAAATTGGTAAAAGAGCGCCATATTGGAGTTGAGATATGTCCGATCAGCAACCTTCAGACAAAAGCAGTCAAGAGACCGGAAGAATATCCAATTAAAGAATTTTTAAATGCCGGTCTGCTTGTCAGTGTTAATACAGATAATCGGACAGTGAGCAGTACGTCCATGACAAAAGAGCTTGAATTTATTCAAAGTATGTATGGAGTAAGTGATGAGGAGATCCTTTTGATGATGCGAAATGCGTCGGAGACAGCATTTGCATCTGAAGAACTAAAACACAGACTTTATAAAAAACTAGACGTAATCTAA
- a CDS encoding ABC transporter permease — translation MLLLVQYTLIFASVLVLVALGGCFSEHSGVINIGLEGIMVMGALGGALMMKYIPAGMAAPLVILLVVLASVLIGMIFSMLLGVAAIKFNADQTLVGTALNLLGPAAAVVLVRAINTAESVDNVSSTVAYGHSKKAFVMNIGGFEFNWFMLIALLVLIAAYIVLYKTKFGLRLCACGEHPQAADSVGINVYKMRYAGVLISGALGGLGGLVYITAGVSEWKFENGVAGFGFLALAVMIFGQWKPVNIGLAALLFGLFRALSNVYTGFDALVALKLPSTVYNMLPYIISLIVLIFVSKKSRAPKAEGIPYDKGQR, via the coding sequence ATGTTGTTATTAGTTCAGTATACGTTAATATTTGCTTCTGTTCTGGTTCTCGTAGCACTTGGAGGATGTTTCTCAGAACATAGTGGCGTTATCAATATCGGATTAGAAGGAATCATGGTTATGGGTGCTTTAGGAGGAGCGCTTATGATGAAATATATTCCGGCAGGAATGGCTGCACCGCTTGTAATTTTGCTTGTTGTGCTGGCAAGTGTTCTGATCGGTATGATTTTTTCAATGTTACTTGGAGTGGCAGCAATCAAATTTAACGCAGACCAGACACTGGTAGGTACAGCGTTAAACTTATTAGGACCTGCAGCAGCAGTTGTATTAGTAAGAGCAATCAATACAGCAGAAAGTGTAGACAATGTATCTTCAACAGTGGCATATGGACATTCTAAAAAAGCATTTGTTATGAATATTGGAGGTTTTGAGTTTAACTGGTTTATGCTTATTGCACTACTTGTTTTGATTGCGGCATATATTGTCCTTTACAAGACAAAATTCGGACTTAGACTTTGTGCGTGTGGTGAACACCCACAGGCAGCTGACTCAGTTGGTATCAATGTATATAAGATGCGTTATGCGGGTGTTTTGATTTCGGGAGCACTCGGAGGACTTGGAGGACTTGTGTATATCACAGCCGGTGTAAGTGAGTGGAAATTTGAAAATGGTGTTGCGGGATTTGGTTTCCTTGCTCTTGCCGTTATGATTTTTGGTCAGTGGAAACCGGTCAATATCGGACTTGCAGCATTATTGTTCGGGCTGTTCCGTGCACTTTCTAATGTTTACACAGGATTTGATGCACTTGTTGCGTTAAAACTTCCAAGCACCGTATACAACATGCTTCCATACATTATTTCTCTGATTGTTCTTATATTTGTATCGAAGAAATCAAGAGCGCCAAAAGCAGAAGGAATTCCTTACGATAAAGGTCAACGTTAG
- a CDS encoding ABC transporter permease yields the protein MNNQIKKKESILRNNGFQTIIASLLCIIIGLLIGYIVLLIINPSGAGEAITAILKNFFYYPSEVAVKKYFGTTLVKASALLMCSLSVLFAYKVGLFNIGAAGQYVIGAGACLYFGLQLKMPWYVCLIAAVVSAAIVGGISGLLKAYFNVNEVISCIMLNWIGLYSVNMLLTKVKDASTPYTKPLSSTNKNALLPNAGLDKLFANNEFVTIGLVLSVVMAIVVWVILEKTKFGYELKATGLNKNAAKYCGMREKRNIILTMVIAGGLAGLGAGIFYLTGIEQWMVQQTTVPAMGFNGIAAAFLGGSSPIGAIFSSYFIQHITSGGTYVDKTMYCTQISDLISAFIIYLCGFVLFFKMWLNRFLNKREEKRLAKEQKGGEA from the coding sequence ATGAATAATCAGATAAAAAAGAAAGAAAGTATCTTAAGAAACAATGGGTTTCAGACAATCATTGCGTCTCTGCTCTGTATTATTATTGGACTTTTGATTGGTTATATCGTGCTTTTAATCATTAATCCAAGCGGTGCGGGAGAAGCAATCACAGCAATTTTAAAGAACTTCTTCTATTACCCGAGTGAAGTTGCGGTGAAGAAATATTTCGGAACGACACTTGTAAAAGCATCTGCACTTTTGATGTGTTCTCTTTCGGTATTGTTTGCATATAAAGTAGGATTGTTCAATATCGGAGCAGCCGGACAATATGTAATCGGCGCAGGGGCATGTCTTTACTTTGGACTTCAACTTAAAATGCCTTGGTATGTATGTTTGATCGCAGCAGTTGTATCAGCAGCAATTGTCGGAGGAATTTCAGGGTTATTGAAAGCATATTTTAACGTAAATGAGGTTATTTCGTGTATTATGCTGAACTGGATTGGACTTTATAGTGTTAACATGTTGCTGACAAAAGTAAAAGATGCATCGACACCATATACAAAGCCATTATCCAGCACAAATAAAAACGCGTTGCTTCCGAATGCAGGTTTAGATAAACTGTTTGCCAATAATGAATTTGTTACAATCGGTCTTGTACTTTCCGTTGTAATGGCAATTGTTGTATGGGTAATTTTAGAAAAAACAAAATTCGGATATGAATTAAAAGCAACCGGATTAAATAAAAATGCAGCAAAATACTGCGGTATGCGTGAAAAAAGAAATATTATTTTAACAATGGTAATTGCAGGCGGACTTGCAGGACTTGGTGCTGGAATCTTTTATCTGACTGGAATTGAGCAGTGGATGGTTCAGCAGACAACAGTTCCGGCAATGGGATTCAATGGAATTGCAGCGGCATTTCTTGGTGGATCAAGCCCGATTGGAGCGATTTTTTCATCATACTTTATCCAGCACATCACAAGTGGTGGTACTTATGTAGACAAAACAATGTATTGTACACAGATTTCTGATTTGATTTCAGCATTTATCATTTATCTGTGCGGATTCGTACTTTTCTTCAAAATGTGGCTGAATAGATTTCTCAATAAAAGAGAAGAAAAACGTCTTGCAAAAGAGCAGAAAGGGGGAGAAGCATAA
- a CDS encoding cytidine deaminase has product MDKKIAEEMIELAIKQLDFSYVPYSGFKVGAALRTKDGQYYTGCNIENASYTPTNCAERTAFFKAVSEGVREFEAICVVGGKDGILTDYASPCGVCRQVMMEFCDPETFQIILATGKEQYEVFTLKEILPLGFGPKNLR; this is encoded by the coding sequence ATGGATAAAAAAATTGCAGAAGAAATGATTGAACTTGCCATAAAACAATTGGATTTTTCATATGTACCGTATTCAGGCTTTAAGGTTGGAGCGGCGCTTCGCACAAAAGATGGACAATATTACACAGGCTGTAATATTGAAAATGCCTCTTACACACCGACAAACTGTGCAGAAAGAACAGCATTCTTTAAGGCGGTCAGTGAAGGCGTAAGAGAATTTGAAGCTATTTGTGTGGTAGGAGGAAAAGACGGGATTCTTACCGATTATGCATCGCCATGTGGTGTGTGCCGGCAGGTAATGATGGAGTTTTGTGATCCGGAGACATTTCAGATTATCCTTGCAACAGGGAAAGAGCAATATGAAGTATTTACGTTAAAAGAGATACTTCCACTTGGATTCGGACCTAAAAATCTGAGGTAG
- the udp gene encoding uridine phosphorylase: MKNYSEDASRQYHIQVAEGEVGRYVIMPGDPKRCVKIAQYFDNPILVADNREYITYTGTLDGVKVSVTSTGIGGPSAAIAMEELYRCGADTFIRIGTCGGMQTEVKSGDVVVATGAIRMEGTSREYAPMEFPSVADLSVTNALVHSAEKKGYPFHTGVVQCKDAFYGQHEPETKPVSYELMNKWEAWKRLGCLASEMESAALFIVASYLRVRAGSCFLVVANQEREKLGLENPVVHDTDMAIQVAVEAIRSLIQEDQKKEK, from the coding sequence ATGAAGAATTATTCGGAAGATGCAAGCAGACAATACCATATTCAGGTAGCAGAAGGTGAAGTCGGACGCTATGTGATCATGCCGGGAGATCCAAAACGGTGTGTAAAGATTGCACAGTATTTTGACAATCCGATTTTAGTTGCAGATAATAGGGAATATATCACTTACACAGGAACTTTGGATGGAGTGAAGGTAAGTGTGACATCTACCGGAATCGGCGGTCCGTCTGCAGCTATCGCGATGGAAGAATTATATCGCTGTGGAGCAGATACATTTATCCGTATTGGAACTTGCGGAGGTATGCAGACAGAAGTAAAAAGCGGAGATGTCGTAGTTGCAACAGGTGCGATTCGCATGGAAGGAACATCAAGAGAATATGCGCCGATGGAATTTCCGTCAGTTGCAGATCTGTCTGTGACAAATGCACTTGTGCATTCAGCTGAAAAGAAAGGGTATCCTTTCCACACAGGTGTTGTTCAGTGTAAAGATGCTTTTTACGGACAGCATGAGCCGGAGACAAAACCGGTCAGCTATGAATTGATGAATAAGTGGGAAGCATGGAAAAGACTTGGCTGTCTGGCATCTGAGATGGAATCAGCCGCATTGTTTATTGTGGCAAGTTATCTTCGTGTGAGAGCCGGCTCCTGCTTTCTTGTAGTTGCAAATCAGGAAAGAGAAAAACTGGGACTGGAAAATCCGGTCGTACACGATACCGATATGGCAATTCAGGTCGCAGTTGAGGCAATCCGCTCTCTGATTCAGGAAGACCAGAAAAAAGAAAAATAG
- a CDS encoding BMP family lipoprotein — translation MKKRVIAMLLAGVMALSLTACGGGDSDKGKKESGKEMKVAMVTDSGDITDQSFNQTTYESGKAWSEDNDVEFTYYKPESDNDEARKASVDQAVADGANVILLPGYLFASAVIEKSEMYPDVKFVALDVGAGDILGSALGDEYDGNEENYDVKEYYHADNVYCATYQEELSGYMAGYAAVKLGYKHLGFLGGMKVPAVTRFGYGYVQGANEAAKELGITDQVQVEYVCGGQFYGDADITAYMDTWYGTKGVEAVFACGGGIYTSAAEAAAKVGGKVIGVDTDQAPIIDKAGEGLTITSAMKGLGTTVTTVLTDIKADKWSNYGGKIDKLGLVSENADENFVQLPVESTQWNDGFTEDDYHALVKSMYDGDIKVSNDITAMPKTEITVNDYGSIK, via the coding sequence ATGAAAAAGAGAGTTATTGCAATGTTACTTGCAGGCGTGATGGCATTATCATTGACCGCATGTGGTGGTGGAGACAGTGATAAAGGGAAAAAAGAATCAGGGAAAGAAATGAAGGTAGCAATGGTTACAGACTCAGGAGATATCACAGACCAGAGTTTTAACCAGACAACTTATGAATCAGGGAAAGCCTGGTCAGAGGACAACGATGTAGAATTTACTTATTACAAACCGGAAAGTGACAATGATGAGGCGAGAAAAGCAAGCGTTGATCAAGCTGTTGCAGATGGAGCAAATGTAATTCTTTTACCAGGATATTTATTTGCGAGTGCAGTAATTGAAAAATCAGAGATGTATCCGGATGTAAAATTCGTTGCACTTGATGTTGGAGCAGGAGACATCCTTGGCTCAGCACTTGGTGATGAATATGATGGAAACGAAGAAAACTATGATGTAAAAGAATATTATCATGCAGATAATGTTTACTGCGCGACTTATCAGGAAGAACTTTCAGGATATATGGCAGGATATGCAGCTGTGAAATTAGGATACAAACATCTTGGATTCCTTGGTGGAATGAAAGTACCGGCTGTAACACGTTTCGGATACGGATACGTACAAGGTGCTAACGAAGCAGCAAAAGAACTTGGAATTACAGATCAGGTACAGGTAGAATATGTATGTGGAGGTCAGTTCTATGGAGATGCTGACATCACAGCTTACATGGATACATGGTATGGAACAAAAGGTGTAGAAGCTGTATTTGCATGTGGTGGTGGTATTTATACATCAGCAGCAGAAGCAGCAGCAAAAGTTGGCGGAAAAGTAATCGGTGTAGATACAGATCAGGCTCCGATTATCGACAAAGCTGGTGAAGGATTAACAATCACATCTGCTATGAAAGGACTTGGAACAACAGTTACAACAGTTCTTACAGATATCAAAGCAGACAAATGGAGCAACTACGGAGGAAAAATTGATAAACTTGGTTTAGTATCTGAAAATGCAGATGAAAACTTTGTACAGCTTCCAGTGGAATCTACACAGTGGAATGATGGATTTACAGAAGATGATTATCATGCACTTGTAAAATCAATGTACGATGGAGATATCAAAGTTTCTAACGACATTACAGCAATGCCAAAGACAGAAATTACAGTAAACGACTACGGTAGCATTAAATAA
- a CDS encoding phosphopentomutase gives MNEYKRIFVIVLDSLGIGAMPDSKKFGDEGVDTFGHILEKMGTLEIPNLQKLGMLNLHSAGKMEKVEEPKGRYMRLGEASNGKDTMTGHWEMMGIKTERPFKTFTDTGFPPELIAELEKQCGKKVIGNKSASGTEIIEELGEEEINTGAMIVYTSADSVLQICGNEETFDLQNLYRCCEIAREITLKDEWRVGRVIARPYVGRKKGEFKRTSNRHDYALKPTGRTALNALKDKGLDVIGVGKINDIFCGEGITETHHSDSSVHGMEQTIEISKKDFHGLCFVNLVDFDALWGHRRDVEGYGKEIEKFDKNLGVLLEQLREDDLLILTADHGNDPTYTGTDHTREYVPFVAYAKKMGHGGPIENEDTFAVIGASVAENFGVAMPDGTIGKSILNKLV, from the coding sequence ATGAACGAGTATAAAAGAATATTTGTGATTGTTCTTGATTCACTTGGAATCGGAGCAATGCCGGATTCAAAAAAATTCGGAGATGAAGGCGTAGATACATTTGGACATATTTTGGAAAAAATGGGCACATTGGAGATTCCAAATCTGCAAAAATTAGGAATGTTAAATTTGCATTCGGCAGGGAAGATGGAAAAAGTCGAAGAACCAAAAGGACGTTATATGAGACTTGGTGAGGCAAGCAATGGAAAAGATACGATGACCGGACATTGGGAGATGATGGGAATCAAGACAGAAAGACCGTTTAAGACATTTACAGATACCGGATTTCCGCCGGAACTGATTGCAGAATTAGAAAAACAGTGTGGCAAAAAAGTCATCGGAAATAAAAGTGCAAGCGGAACAGAGATTATTGAGGAGCTTGGTGAAGAAGAGATCAACACAGGGGCAATGATCGTGTATACATCTGCCGATTCGGTTCTTCAGATTTGTGGAAATGAGGAGACATTTGATCTGCAAAATCTGTACCGCTGCTGTGAAATTGCAAGAGAGATCACGCTGAAAGATGAGTGGAGAGTGGGACGTGTCATTGCAAGACCATATGTTGGAAGGAAAAAAGGAGAATTTAAGCGTACAAGCAATCGCCATGATTACGCTTTAAAACCAACGGGAAGAACAGCGTTGAATGCATTAAAAGACAAAGGTCTTGATGTAATTGGCGTAGGAAAGATCAATGATATTTTCTGCGGCGAAGGAATTACAGAGACACATCATTCAGACAGTTCGGTTCATGGAATGGAGCAGACCATCGAGATCAGTAAAAAGGATTTCCACGGACTTTGCTTTGTTAATCTTGTTGACTTCGATGCTCTTTGGGGACATCGAAGAGATGTGGAAGGATACGGAAAAGAGATTGAAAAATTCGATAAAAATCTGGGTGTTCTTTTGGAACAGTTAAGGGAAGACGATCTACTGATTTTGACGGCAGATCACGGAAATGACCCGACGTATACCGGAACAGATCATACAAGAGAATATGTGCCGTTTGTTGCCTATGCAAAGAAGATGGGGCATGGAGGTCCAATTGAAAATGAAGATACATTTGCGGTGATTGGGGCATCTGTAGCAGAAAACTTTGGCGTTGCGATGCCGGATGGAACAATCGGAAAATCTATTTTAAATAAACTAGTGTAA
- the deoC gene encoding deoxyribose-phosphate aldolase, whose product MNVNEMLKHVDHTLLTQTATWEEIKQICDDAVKYETASVCIPPSYVKQANEYMQGKIPVCTVIGFPNGYMTTKTKEFETKDAIANGASEIDMVINIGWLKDKKYDLVEEEIRTLKAACGEKILKVIIETCLLTEEEKIKMCELVTNAGADYIKTSTGFSTAGATFADIELFAKHIGPDVKMKAAGGISSLDDAEKFLALGADRLGTSRMIKLVKNEEASGY is encoded by the coding sequence ATGAACGTAAATGAAATGTTAAAACATGTAGATCATACACTTTTGACACAGACTGCTACATGGGAAGAGATCAAGCAGATTTGTGATGATGCAGTAAAATATGAGACAGCCTCTGTATGTATACCTCCAAGCTATGTGAAGCAGGCAAATGAATATATGCAGGGAAAGATTCCGGTTTGTACAGTAATCGGTTTTCCAAATGGATATATGACAACAAAGACCAAAGAATTTGAGACAAAAGATGCGATTGCAAACGGAGCATCTGAGATTGATATGGTCATTAATATCGGTTGGTTAAAAGATAAAAAATATGATCTTGTAGAAGAAGAAATCCGTACGTTAAAAGCAGCATGTGGTGAAAAAATCTTGAAAGTGATTATTGAGACATGTCTTTTGACAGAAGAAGAAAAGATTAAAATGTGCGAACTTGTGACAAATGCAGGCGCAGATTATATTAAGACTTCTACCGGATTTTCAACTGCAGGAGCAACCTTTGCAGATATTGAATTGTTTGCAAAGCATATCGGACCAGATGTGAAGATGAAAGCAGCAGGAGGAATTTCTTCTCTGGATGATGCGGAAAAATTCCTTGCATTGGGAGCAGATCGCCTTGGAACAAGCAGAATGATCAAACTTGTGAAAAATGAAGAGGCGTCCGGGTATTAA
- a CDS encoding C-GCAxxG-C-C family (seleno)protein: MTKDVNLDQLQKDAVEIFNQGFACSESIIYAIKKNFELEMSDDAIAMSSGFPWGLGGGGCICGALAGGTMCIGYFFGRKTPGDPKINKCFELTKELHDFFRETCGGTCCRILTKGKEKNSPERKEQCTKFVAATVKKTAEIILREL, encoded by the coding sequence ATGACAAAAGACGTAAATTTAGACCAATTGCAAAAAGATGCTGTTGAGATTTTTAATCAGGGCTTTGCCTGTTCAGAATCTATCATCTATGCAATCAAGAAAAATTTTGAATTGGAAATGTCTGACGATGCTATTGCGATGAGTTCCGGTTTTCCATGGGGGCTTGGCGGTGGCGGCTGCATCTGCGGAGCTCTTGCCGGTGGTACGATGTGTATCGGATACTTTTTCGGAAGAAAAACTCCGGGAGATCCAAAAATCAACAAATGTTTTGAATTGACAAAAGAATTACATGATTTCTTCCGTGAAACCTGCGGTGGTACATGCTGTCGTATTCTCACAAAAGGAAAAGAAAAGAATTCTCCTGAAAGAAAAGAGCAGTGTACGAAATTTGTTGCCGCTACCGTGAAGAAAACAGCAGAAATTATCTTGAGAGAATTGTAA